The Papaver somniferum cultivar HN1 chromosome 3, ASM357369v1, whole genome shotgun sequence genome includes a region encoding these proteins:
- the LOC113358491 gene encoding protein CURVATURE THYLAKOID 1A, chloroplastic-like, with amino-acid sequence MAASYTSSSSVAAAASALSSPRLATTRKNSINNLLPRRRFSTPSLSTKISFKHFSSDSRSLSKPRIRASSVEETSSSFEVTEIITDLKEKWDSLENKSAVFLYGGGAVVGLWLSSVVVGAINSLPLLPKMMELVGLGYTGWFIYRYLLFKSSRKELATDIEEWKKKISGSDE; translated from the exons ATGGCGGCATCTTACACATCATCCTCATCCGTAGCCGCAGCAGCATCAGCTCTTTCCAGTCCTCGTCTCGCGACAACAAGGAAGAATAGCATAAACAATCTTCTCCCTCGACGACGCTTTTCAACTCCATCTTTGTCTACTAAGATTTCTTTCAAACATTTCTCATCAG ACTCACGAAGTTTGTCTAAACCTCGTATCCGTGCTTCCTCAGTGGAAGAAAcatctagttcttttgaagttacTGAAATAATCACAGACTTGAAGGAGAAG TGGGATTCGCTTGAAAACAAATCTGCTGTATTTCTGTATGGAGGTGGGGCagtagttgggctttggctatcTTCGGTTGTTGTTGGTGCCATCAACTCCCTTCCTTTG CTTCCTAAAATGATGGAGTTAGTTGGTCTCGGATACACTGGATGGTTTATTTACCGATACCTATTATTCAAG TCGAGCAGAAAAGAACTAGCCACGGATATCGAGGAATGGAAGAAAAAGATTTCAGGAAGTGATGAATAG